Genomic DNA from Sphingobium sp. WTD-1:
GTGGCGCAAACAGGGAGGGCAGGGCGCAAAGATGCGCGACACGGAGGCTGGGCAAGGCGGCGATCCCGTTGAAATGGACAAGGAATGGAGCCGGTTCGCTCCCTCTGCCTCTCCCGAATGCTGCTTCGGCTAATGATATTGCGAGTGTATTGCAACACGTGGCTGGCTGATTTGATGCCATATTGATCCAGCTCCGCCCGCGCTGGCTTCAATGTGCGCGCATCAGCAATGGTCCGGACTGTGGTTGTCACAAAACAGAAACTAAAATGACGCTGTCATGTAATCGAATCGTCATAGAGGCCCGCCAACCCTGTTGGAGAGCAATGCCCGATGCGCCGCCTGTCCCTCTGTCTTTTCGCCCTGTTTGCGTTGCCTGCGACCGCGCATGCCAGCGAGGATGAGCAACTCTGGACCACGACCAGTGCGACGGTGAAGCTGTCCGACCATTGGCGCCTCCAGCAGGAGATCGTCGCCCGCTTCAGCAATGATCGCAATGGTCTGTACGAGATCGAGAGCAATACGCTGGTTGGCTACAAGCTCGACAAGCAGGTGACGGTCTGGGCCGGTTACACCCATGATCCCCAATATGCCGGCGGCGATTTCACGGTGATGGAGCATCGCGCCCGTGAACAGGTGACCTTCGACAATATCCTCAAGCTTGGTCCAGTGTCGGTCAGCGCACGGATGCGGATGGAGCAGCGCTGGCGGGAAGGGGTTGACGGCACCGCCTGGCGCCTGCGCCCCTATGTGAAGCTGACCCTGCCCTTCAAGGAAGGCGGCAAGACCGCGCTGATCCTGAGCCATGAAAGCTTCATCGATCTCAACAAGACCAACTTCCAGCGTGTCCAGGGCGAGGAGCGGATGCGCAACCTGATCGCGATCACCACGCCGCTGGCCAAGAATGTGAATGCGGAGATCGGCTATCTCCACCAGCATGGCTTCCGCCCCGATGCCGACGACAGCAACGACAATGTCGCTTCGCTCTCGCTCAGCTTCAGCTTCTGATCGCTGTCCTGCAACGCCGCATTCCCCTATATTGGCGGGCAGCGGGAAGGGGGACGATTTGTAACGAAATTTCCCGCATTTGAATGAAGATGACAAAATGTGCGGGAAATGTGCGAAGTTAAGCGCTTGCTTGCCCGGCTCGGGGTGGGGGCCTATAGCCCGCGGCCATGAGCAGCGAACCCTTCCGCACGCAACTCGCCGCGCTTGAATCGCGGGGGCGCCTGCGCCACCTGATCCCCCGCGCCGGGCGTGATTTTGCCTCCAACGACTATCTTGGCCTCGCGTCCGATCCGATGATCGGCCAGGCCGTGGCGGACGCGGTCGCGCGCGGCGTGCCGGTCGGCTCGGGCGGGTCGCGCCTGCTGCGCGGCAATGCCCCGGAACATGAAGGGCTGGAGGCCAAGGCCGCGGAATTTTTCCGCACCCAGGCGTCGCTGTTCCTGGCCAATGGCTTTCTCGCCAACATGGCGCTGTTCGCGACCCTGCCACAGCGCGGCGACCTGATCGTCGCGGACGAACTGATCCATGCCAGCGTTCATGACGGCATCCGCCTGTCGAAGGCGACCGCGGTCTTCGCTCGTCACAACGACCTGCAAAGCTTCGCCGACCTCATCACCGCCTTCCGCGCCGAAGGGGGCAAGGGCCGGATCTGGATCGCGGTCGAAACGCTCTATTCGATGGACGGCGACATGGCCCCGCTCGGCGATCTCGCCAAGCTCGCCGCCACCCATGATGCGATGCTGTTGCTGGACGAAGCCCATGGCACCGGCGTCTTCGGCCCCGGCGGGCGCGGGCTTTCGGCCGGCCTCGATGGGCTGCACAATGTCATCACCCTCCACACCTGCGGCAAGGCGATGGGCGTGGAGGGCGCGCTGATCTGCGGCCCGCGCATCCATATCGACTATCTCATCAACCGCGCCCGGCCCTTCATCTTCTCGACCGCGCCGTCACCGCTGATGGCGGTCGCCGCTTCCGCCGCGATCGACCGGATCGAGACCGCCGATAATCGCCGCGACCGGCTAGCCACATTGCGGCAGGATGCGGTGGAAGCGATCTGCGCGCCGCTCGGCCTGCCCCGTCCACGCAGCCAGATCATCCCGCTGATCCTGGGCGAGGACGCGCGCACCATGGCCGCAGCCGCCGCCTTGCAGGAGGCCGGCTTCGACGTGCGCGGCATCCGCCCGCCGACGGTGCCCGCCGGCACCAGCCGGCTGCGCATCTCACTCTCGCTCAATGTCGGGCGGGCTGATGTGATCGCGCTCGGCGACGTGCTGCGCCGGGTCGCCCGATGACCCGCCTGATCGTTACCGGCACCGATACCGACATTGGCAAGACCGTCTTCGCAGCTGGCCTCGCCGCGACGCTCGGCGCTTATTATTGGAAGCCGATCCAGGCCGGCGTCGATCCGCAGGGCGACAAGGAACGGGTCGCCGCCCTGTCCGGCCTGCCGGCCCAACGCATTCTGCCCGAAGCCTATCGCCTTGCCACGCCCGCCTCGCCGCATCTTGCCGCGCGGATTGACGGCGTCGACATCTCGCTCGATCGCCTGGCGCTGCCCAGGGTCGATGGGCCGCTGGTGGTCGAAGGCGCGGGCGGCGTGCTGGTGCCGGTCAGCGAAAGCCTGCTGATGGCGGACCTGTTCGCCTATTGGGGTCAGCCCGCGATCCTCTGTGCCCGCACCGGCCTTGGTACGATCAACCACAGTCTGCTCAGCATAGAAGCGTTGCGCGCGCGCGGCGTCCATGTCGTCGGCATCGCCTTCATCGGGGATGCGCATGAGGAGAATGAGCGGATCATCCCGCACATTGCCGGCGTGCCCAGCCTGGGGCGCCTGCCGCTGCTCGATCCGCTCGACCGGGACAGTCTGGCTGCCGCCTTCAGGGCGCACATACACCTTCCCGATAATTTCAACGGCCGATAATTTTCGACCAACGACATGGACATGCCGCTTTGACGGGCGTTGAACTGCCCGCCAGAACGGACAGAGCGAATGACGTCCGATCCAGACGAAGCAAGGGAATAGCCTTCATGAAGTTCCTCCTGATGGGCGCTGCCGCCACCGGCCTCGCGCTCGCCGCGACCGTTGCCTATGCCGACCAGCCCGCCACCACGACCGCCGCTGCCCCGGCCGCCAAGCCGACCTATGGCAGCTACGGCTTCGACGCCGCCGGCATGGACAGCTCGGTCAAGCCCGGCGACGATTTCTATGAATATGCCAACGGCACCTGGCTGAAGAACACGCCGATCCCGGCGGACAAGTCCAACTATGGCGCCTTCACCGTTCTGGACGAGCTATCGCAGAAGCGCACCCGCGAGATATTGGACGGCGCCAAGACCGATCCCAACAGCAAGATCGGCGTCGCCTATGCGACCTATCTGGATTCGGCCGCGGTCGAAGCGAAGGGCCTTGCCCCGATCAAGCCCTGGCTCGCCGAAATCGGCGCGGTCAAGGATCTGAAGGCCTATGCCGCCCTGTCCGGAAAGGCGGCGCGCGCCGGCGTGCGCGGCCCGTTCCGCTTTTATGTCGGTCAGGACGACAAGGATCCCGAAACCTACATCCTCTCGATGATGCAGGGTGGCCTGGGCCTGCCCGACCGCGACTATTATCTCGACCAGGGCGAGAAGATGGCGGCGATCCGCACCGCCTATGTCGCCCATCTCGAACAGATGCTCACCCTGCTGGGTGAACCCAATGCCAAGGCGCGCGCCGCCGCGCTGATGGCGTTCGAGACCGAGATCGCCAAGGTCCACTGGACCCAGGTCGACAGCCGCGACGCGGACAAGACCTATAACAAGATGACCCTGGCCGCGTTGCAGAAGGCTGCGCCCGGATTCGACTTCGCCGCCTATTTCGGCGCCGTCGGCCTCAAGCCCACCGACCTGCTGGTTGCCCAGCCCTCCGCCGTCACCGGCGAAGCCGCGCTGATCGCCAAGGCGCCGATCGGCGTGCTGAAGGACAGCCTGCTGCTGCGCAGCGTCCACAGCTATGCCGATTATTTGCCCGACAATATCGCCAGCGCCGATTTCGCCTTTTTCGGCACTACCCTGTCGGGCACGCCCGAGCGCGAGGAGCGCTGGAAGCGCGGCGTCACCTTCCTCAAGGAATCGCTGGGTGAGGAAGTCGGCAAGGTCTATGTCGCCAAATATTTCCCGCCCGAAACCAAGGCTGCGATGGACCAGCTGGTCAAGAATGTCCTGTCGGCCATGGGTCGCCGCATCGATGGCCTGCCATGGATGAGCGACGAGGCCAAGGCCCGCGCCCACAAGAAGCTCGCCGCCTTCACGCCCAAGATCGGCTATCCTGATCGCTGGCGCGACTATAGCGGCCTGACGATCACGTCGGGCGACCTGTTCGGCAATGCGATGCGTGCGAACCAGTTCGACTTCGATTATAATATCGGCAAGCTGGGCAAGCCCATCTATCGCTGGGAATGGGGCATGACCCCGATGGAGATCAACGCCTATGCCAATTTCGGCATGGTCGAGATCGTCTTCCCGGCCGCCATCCTGCAGCCGCCCTTCTTTGACCCCAATGCCGATCCGGCGGTCAATTATGGCGGTATCGGCGCGGTGATCGGCCATGAACTCAGCCATCATTTCGACGACCAGGGCGCGAAATATGACGAGACCGGCAAGCTCAATCAGTGGTGGACCGATCAGGATGTCGCCAATTTCAAGGCGCTGACCGCCAAGCTCGGCGCCCAATATGACGCCTATGAACCCTTCCCCGGCGCGCATGTGAAGGGCGCCTTCACCATGGGCGAGAATATCG
This window encodes:
- a CDS encoding DUF2490 domain-containing protein, encoding MRRLSLCLFALFALPATAHASEDEQLWTTTSATVKLSDHWRLQQEIVARFSNDRNGLYEIESNTLVGYKLDKQVTVWAGYTHDPQYAGGDFTVMEHRAREQVTFDNILKLGPVSVSARMRMEQRWREGVDGTAWRLRPYVKLTLPFKEGGKTALILSHESFIDLNKTNFQRVQGEERMRNLIAITTPLAKNVNAEIGYLHQHGFRPDADDSNDNVASLSLSFSF
- a CDS encoding 8-amino-7-oxononanoate synthase; the encoded protein is MSSEPFRTQLAALESRGRLRHLIPRAGRDFASNDYLGLASDPMIGQAVADAVARGVPVGSGGSRLLRGNAPEHEGLEAKAAEFFRTQASLFLANGFLANMALFATLPQRGDLIVADELIHASVHDGIRLSKATAVFARHNDLQSFADLITAFRAEGGKGRIWIAVETLYSMDGDMAPLGDLAKLAATHDAMLLLDEAHGTGVFGPGGRGLSAGLDGLHNVITLHTCGKAMGVEGALICGPRIHIDYLINRARPFIFSTAPSPLMAVAASAAIDRIETADNRRDRLATLRQDAVEAICAPLGLPRPRSQIIPLILGEDARTMAAAAALQEAGFDVRGIRPPTVPAGTSRLRISLSLNVGRADVIALGDVLRRVAR
- the bioD gene encoding dethiobiotin synthase produces the protein MTRLIVTGTDTDIGKTVFAAGLAATLGAYYWKPIQAGVDPQGDKERVAALSGLPAQRILPEAYRLATPASPHLAARIDGVDISLDRLALPRVDGPLVVEGAGGVLVPVSESLLMADLFAYWGQPAILCARTGLGTINHSLLSIEALRARGVHVVGIAFIGDAHEENERIIPHIAGVPSLGRLPLLDPLDRDSLAAAFRAHIHLPDNFNGR
- a CDS encoding M13-type metalloendopeptidase, with amino-acid sequence MKFLLMGAAATGLALAATVAYADQPATTTAAAPAAKPTYGSYGFDAAGMDSSVKPGDDFYEYANGTWLKNTPIPADKSNYGAFTVLDELSQKRTREILDGAKTDPNSKIGVAYATYLDSAAVEAKGLAPIKPWLAEIGAVKDLKAYAALSGKAARAGVRGPFRFYVGQDDKDPETYILSMMQGGLGLPDRDYYLDQGEKMAAIRTAYVAHLEQMLTLLGEPNAKARAAALMAFETEIAKVHWTQVDSRDADKTYNKMTLAALQKAAPGFDFAAYFGAVGLKPTDLLVAQPSAVTGEAALIAKAPIGVLKDSLLLRSVHSYADYLPDNIASADFAFFGTTLSGTPEREERWKRGVTFLKESLGEEVGKVYVAKYFPPETKAAMDQLVKNVLSAMGRRIDGLPWMSDEAKARAHKKLAAFTPKIGYPDRWRDYSGLTITSGDLFGNAMRANQFDFDYNIGKLGKPIYRWEWGMTPMEINAYANFGMVEIVFPAAILQPPFFDPNADPAVNYGGIGAVIGHELSHHFDDQGAKYDETGKLNQWWTDQDVANFKALTAKLGAQYDAYEPFPGAHVKGAFTMGENIGDLGGLAVALDAYHASLGGNAAPVIDGVTGDQRFFLGWAQVWRRNYREANLRQRLVTDPHAPSQYRADIVRNFDAWYDAFKPAPGGKIYLDPKDRVKIW